In Myripristis murdjan chromosome 9, fMyrMur1.1, whole genome shotgun sequence, the following proteins share a genomic window:
- the ppil3 gene encoding peptidyl-prolyl cis-trans isomerase-like 3, with product MAVTLHTDLGDIKIELFCERTPKSCENFLALCASGFYNGCLFHRNIKGFMVQTGDPTGTGKGGTSIWGRKFEDEFSEHLKHNVRGVVSMANNGPNTNGSQFFFTYAKQPHLDMKYTVFGKIIDGLETLDELEKLPVNEKSFRPLTETRIKDVTLHANPFAI from the exons ATG gCTGTCACTCTCCACACAGACCTCGGAGacattaaaattgaattattcTGTGAGCGCACACCCAAATCATGCGAG AACTTCCTTGCCCTGTGTGCCAGCGGCTTCTACAATGGCTGCCTCTTCCACCGAAATATTAAAGGCTTCATGGTTCAGACTGGAGATCCTACAG GCACCGGTAAAGGAGGAACAAGTATCTGGGGTCGCAAATTTGAAGACGAGTTCAGTGAACACTTGAAA CACAACGTAAGAGGAGTGGTGTCAATGGCAAATAATGGCCCCAACACAAATGGATCACAGTTTTTCTTCACATATGCCAAGCAGCCCCATCTGGACATGAAGTACACAGTGTTTGGAAA GATTATAGATGGCTTGGAGACACTGGATGAGCTGGAGAAACTGCCTGTCAACGAAAAGTCATTCCGACCTTTGACTGAAACTCGGATAAAGGATGTGACCCTCCATGCAAACCCTTTTGCAATATAG